The sequence TTTTTTGTGGGGCTGTTCCTTCATGACTTTGATATACTGTTCGGTTTGTTGTTTGGCTGTGTGGCGAGCTTCCTAAGTGCGTAGCCTTTCCGTgtgttttctcctcctctcttctctgttctttctctccTAGGTCCTACTTGTACCTGAAGGGCCTCTCATCTCAGACCCTGTGTTCTTCTGGCAACCCTGACTAGTTCCTTCTGGCTCCACTCCACTCCTCTTTGGCTCCGGCTCTGTAGCTCTCAGCTTAGCCCTGAGTGATGTAGGGCTTTGCATTTTGCTCTCATCATTTTATGTTTGGTGATCTCCCCTTCTCCCATCATTGGAAGCTCCCAGAAAGCCAGGGCTAAATCAACGGCTTCTCTTGTCACCCAGATACCTATTGAGGGCCTGGCAACCTGAGTGATAGTCTTGTGATGCCGATTTCTGTGGCTTTCTCCTTAGGGGCTTTTGGCTACTTTGAGGTCACACATGACATTACCAGATACTCCAAGGCGAAGGTGTTTGAGCATGTGGGAAAGAGGACGCCCATTGCAGTTCGCTTCTCCACTGTTGGTAAGTTGGTCTGTTTGCATTACTGGTGTTGCTTGACTCAACCCTGTATTTTATCTGAGGCATTTATAGCTTAGTTTCCAGAAAAAACTTACTAGACAATAGGAAACAAGCACTTCTCCAAAGTATAGCAACATTTTAgagtagaaaaaatattttaagacatgTAGAAAACTACTTATAATTCTGTTTGTTGAGAGGTCTTAGGAAATCACACTTATGCAGAGCTCACGCCTGCAACTCTGTGACATTTGGAAAGAGTTTTTCCTATGAGTGGTTGCCTCAAACAGAACATGAAGTGGTAGTCTTACTCAATAGCCATGAGAACAACTTCCCTTTATTGAGGGTTAACTCTGTGCCGTCCATGGTTAGTGTTATAATACTAGATATTAGTACTGATACTGCTTATAATCTCTAGATGTATTAATGCTTTGCATGGTGGggttatttctgtttctgagagagTGATTTTTCTCATGTTACAGAGCTAGTCAGAAGTGAGAGCTATCAAATTGCATCTCAGCATACCACAATGCCTGAGTAATTCTGCCCCTGCATGAGTCTGTGTTTGTGCATTTTTATAATACTGTGAAatgcaaaaggaaatgaaattaagGATAAAAATTTTTGTCTTGActcattttcttaatattaacCTCATAATTTTGACAACTCGCTTATTCTCTTTGTTCACTGCCTTAATCTTCATAATTATTCTCTTCCCTTattttacttcaatttttaattacCTGTTTGAACAAAGCTATcttctgttattttaatttaaattttaattacctGTTTGAACAAAGTTATCTTATTAAATGGATAATCTTTTCAGCTATTATTATAtatactttcttatttctcccagctaatttctttgtttactttttcagTCTAAATTAGCTGGTGGGTAGTAGAAATAATAACCCAGGCACTTAAATGCCTAATGTACTTCTAGAAGTTGGGGAGGATAGATCCCAGTGTTTTTATGACTTGAGGCTTCCTGGTTGCAGAGTACTGTAGTGGAGGCTTGATTTTCCCCATTTGAATCTTCTAGCTGGAGAATCGGGCTCAGCTGACACAGTGCGTGACCCTCGTGGCTTTGCAGTGAAATTTTACACAGAAGATGGTAATTGGGATCTTGTTGGAAATAACACCCCTATTTTCTTCATCAGGGATGCCCTATTGGTAGGTGATGAATTATTTCACACGCTGCAGATATTTGTTGATTTAAATTGATTTCAAATACTCCATATAGATTGGCATTTGAGGGAAAGCAGAAAGAAGGGAACATGGATTGGGGTTGGCTGGAttgccttttacatttttttctgtttttagtatCTTTTTTTATAAGGTCAGATTACAACAATTATCATTAGTCTTAGTTGGGCATTTTGGGGTTCACTGACTTGATGGGAATGATCCAGTTTTCCTTACAGCActtggaaaatgaataaaaagaggCAGTCTGCTCAAAAACGTGTAGAGAGTAAATTTCATTTTAGGGTTTTGcagcttaaaattttaaaattgtattgttCAAAATGATAATCTGTAAACCTAACAATAGGCAATGTATGACACTATAATTCCTGTAAGCttaatttttggatttttttcctctctttttccatttagtttcCGTCCTTTATCCACAGCCAGAAGAGAAACCCTCAAACACACCTGAAGGATCCGGACATGGTCTGGGACTTCTGGAGCCTGCGTCCTGAGTCTCTGCATCAGGTGGGAAGGCCTCTTTTTTTCACTATGTCGCCGGATAAGGAACTGTTAATTTTGCCTCATATAGTTTTCTCCAGTTTTGGATATTTTATTGGAATTGATTTTTGACTTTCTTTTGGGGAGCCTTCCTCAGATTTCTTGGTCCTTGAAGAGTTTTATAATGAtgattttattcatctttccCCATTCATGGACCTTACATGATACTAGAACCATTATCAATTGATATTTAACAGTATTAAGGATTAATGTTTCTTGTAGGAAGTCAAGCTCTTTATATTAGGGAAATGAGGGGAAAGTAGTACCCAACAAATTTTCTGTTAAATTAGAATGTGAACAAGTCAGGCTAGTTTTCAGATTTGTTTTAGCTTTTCTGTATAGAATTTTGAGTCAGGACATTAGTGACTTATGTTTAATCTTTCTGCTTTAAAATTCTTCtgtttgatatttttttcaaatggcaACCCTTCCTGTGAGCTGGTATGTTCCATGTCATTAAGAGATCTTTCTGGAAACTTAGGACTGtcttaaaattatgttttgatTTAAACTGAACAATTTGACCCTTGATTTTTCTATTCCTTAGGTTTCCTTCCTGTTCAGTGATCGAGGGATTCCAGATGGACACAGGCACATGAATGGATATGGATCGCATACTTTCAAGCTGGTTAATGCAAATGGAGAGGCAGTTTATTGCAAATTCCATTATAAGGTACAGGTCACCTTTGGCGAAGAGGGTGGAAGGCTCCTACCACCCACATCTCCTTACTTCTCCTGAGGATTGGGCAAGGATCAAGGCCTGGCCTTCTCCACCTTCCCCTTACCTCTACCCCTAAGAATGACAAGTATCGATCTAGTTGATTAGGACTGTGATTATCTTATTGGCCACTGCCTGAGTAAACACTCAGGCTGCCCAGTTAGAACAAAGTAGTCTCTCTCTGGTCTCTTCATGTGGCGGAGGGTCAGAGCAGACAGAGGCTATCAATAGTCAGGCTTTTTCTTTTCGGACCCTGGGAGCTCTGCCATAAATATATGGGCAAGTGCTCATTTTGTGCTGGCTGTCTATAGTTTAACATTTCTGGTGCTGGCAGGCGCatactgatatatatattttttcccctggagaaggaagatctAAGGTTTTAGATCAAAGATAAAGAGATAATAGAGGCCTCCAAGCTAGGTAGAAGGAAATTCCTCCCTGGTTTAGCCTAGAGTTCTTTGTTGGAGTTTAGAGTCAGGTGTTAGTAAATAGTCAAGTGTTACGTTTTTGCTTTACCTTTGCTAGCCCTGAGTACATTGTTCTGAGTACAGATACTTTTGGGGTCCAGGAGGGCTTTAAGACAGAATTGGGACATTCTTGTTTGTAATAGCAGTCTCTTTCTAATTTTCAACATCTGATGCTGttctttccaaaaatatttctCCTCACTTTTAAATTCATCCATCTATTTTTGTTAAAGGATTTATTGTGAACACCACACATAAAAAAATCAGTTACAAATTTCAGGgaacaaaaattgtttttttctttcatacatGAGATTTTTAttggttgttttgaggattagtACACAGACATTTCAGTTTGTACACAATTGTAACATATGTaccaaaaatctaaaaaaatcatGTAGTTGTgattcttttctaaatgtttcattgattttctggCTTAAAATTTGGAGGCAAATTTTCCTTAACGGGATGTCAAGTACCaatatcttcaaatgttaatatgCTGTTATATCATAAGTCCCACTAATTCACAATTTAATGTCATATACTACATACTTGAATTTTCAGTCATTCACGTTAACAAAgttactgggaaaactggacttcCACAACCAAAGATGTTATAGGGTGCATAAGATTCTGACAAGGAGAGCCAAGATCAAGGAGTGGTTTGCTTTATTTAGGGAACAGTTCTACCAGAAACAACATAGGAGAGGTAATTTAAGGTGTTCAAGACATTAAGTGCACAACTAACTCCAAAGTGCTATATAGTATGCTTTGCATTATAGGATAGAAAAGCTATCCCCATTTATGGAGTTGGTAAGCTGACACCCAAGACAATCAAGGCCTCCCGTATTCAATACCCCACTATTTTCTGGTCGTACCAAAAAATAACCAACCAgcaaatgatcttattttttttttttaaaaagcatttacacttaaaaaaattggaTGAGGTGGGatactttcctctttttttttttttaaatatctatttacttctttggccgtgctgggtctttgttgtggcgcatgggccCACTAGTTGTGGCagatggacttagttgccccacagcatgtgggatcttagttccccgatcaagaattgaacccacgtcccctgcattgtgagGTGAATTCTTaaatactggaccaccagggaagtcccaagattccCTCTTTCTTAAAACTATTTCTAAAGCTACTAAAAAACTTGCATTTACCAaatagttgattaaaaaaaatccctctggATTGTACAAGAAGGGAGACAGGGAccactgatgggactggatgtgtGATATTAATCAGACTTggcttctctctctcctgctgcATCAGGGGCTGGGCTCTCCTCATTTTTTAGTGTCTCCGTTTTCTGCAGGTAAATCATCTTTAGTTTCTTGGTTAGCCACTTTGTCCTGTTTTCCCTTTGCTCCTCCCCGTTAGCCTTTTGTTGGCACGTTTTTGTCTGAAGATTTATCCTTTTCTGCTGCCTTTTGGGGCTTCATTTCCACTTTTGCAGGAGCAGGGTTAGCTGACAGCCTTGCAGATCTCCTCTTGGGCTTCTCATTCTCCCCACCGCTCCCCGACTTCTGAGCTGACCTTCCTCATGGCAGCAGTGGGAGCTGGGGAGGTGTGCTGCGccccctggctgctgctgctcctccagcccaaaatttctgttttttttttcatttgctttcataCAATCAGATCATATCAGTTACTTTGGGGGAATATTTTGAGAATCTTTTAATTGAGGTATTTCACGGGTTCTCATAGTATGACTTTGGTGTTGGTTAGAATAAGTAATATTGCCAGAGAACTCTAGGAGGTTATTTTAAAAACCTCTGGTTGCTTAAGAACTTGTTTCCAAATACTGCTGCTAAAATAAGCAGAGACAAAAGTGGACTCATGACATATATAGGCTCCCACTTAATGATATCCCAAGGACCTATTTTCTTCTGTCCTATTTAACCATTATCTGAACAGCTTAGGTGGGTGTATCGAACAGGAAAACTGTCATCCCTGTTTATATTTATGACTTGGATCTATAATCTTTGGCAAGGAACAGTTACAGGAAACGGTTAACCCATTGGCTTGTAATTGCCAAAAGAAGAAGCGTAGTGTCACTTAGAGCAAGACTAAGTGATTGTATCTGGGACAACTAGTGTGGTCGTGGCTTTGCAGTTAGAACAATCTGAACTCCCATCTTCTTTCTTCTAGATAATTGTCTCTTGGCACATTATTAAAGGTTCTTTGAGCTCCAGTTTAGTCATGGTGAAACTGGGTAATAGTGCCAGCTGTCTGTGGCCCTGGAAAGATTGGGTTGCTTACGGGTCTGTTCAGCCAAGGGCTCTGAGGTAGCATGGGATCTAATAGATTCATCAGTTTGGATTATTCTGACCTAAGGTCATGCTTTTCTAAACCCAGGGGATTCAGTTAAAATCAGAAAGGTATTGCAATAATATTGTACAATTTAGTGTATTAGCTGGGTgatctgcagatggtgacttccaTTTTCTAATTCTGAAGATATAACAGGCTGAAAAAAATCTTGCCACCGGCTAGAGAGAGCTGGGATTTCCGTGGTAGACATTGGCCAGCCTTCTAGAGGTGACTTTTGCAAAGGAAATATTTACGTGGTATCTGACTTGTTGGGAGATCTTTCAAAATAAGATAGCAGTGGGAACTCTATTGAAGAGCAGGATGGGATGATAATAGGAGCTCTGGTGAAAGTGACTTAATGTCTTTGGGTCTTAATGGTTTGTTTGAAAGTCAGAATATTAATACTAttgagttgaccaaaaagttcagtTGGGTTCATCTTATGGAAAGACTTGAATAAACTTTatggccaacccagtacttttGGTTTCTCATAGTTGGTGAACTGCTTTGAGTGGCTATACTGAATTTCTTTTCAGCTCTATAAACTGTGATtctatgatttctttaaaaaaagttaaaaaaggaagagagttggaCTAGAGGGATACTAGCTGAGCACAATCTCAGTAGTTGATTTGAGATATTATAAGacagggaatttaaaaaattacttcatgcaaaaaaaggaggaaagtcCTTTAATTTTATTAACCATttgcttacttttaaaatatattttgatttttttttctctgatctgAAATAGCATGAGTATAAACATTCAAATagtagccactctggaaaacagttttgaaatTCCTTgagaaattaaacatagaattaccatatgacccaacaactcCATTTATGATATGTACTCAGAGAAATCCACCGACTtgaacactttaaaatggttaaaatgataaattatatgtTATGTATACTTTATAGCAAAAATTGTTTTGGCTTGTCTGAAGACAGTAATGTAGCATTTTCTATATGAGCGAAACATTGAAAGTGAACCATAtgtcagcaatttaaaaaattcaaaaaaaaattcaaataatgtgGAATacataaagggaaagaaagactaattttaaatataaaatgtgtagACAGATTCCCTGAACATTGAAAAGAATCAGGATAAGCAAATAGAATTTCTTATTGATAAATTCATACTTGTGTCAGATTTGAAGAGGGGAGTTACTGTTTCAAGGAAAATCCAGTCTTTGAATAGTGTCACTCATAATCCCTCAATGAATTACTGATTGAAGTTTGATAACTTTGCCAGTAAGTTTCAGTTTGAGcttctttgttttctcctgtAGACTGACCAGGGCATCAAAAACCTTTCTGTTGAAGATGCAGCAAGACTTGCCCACGAAGATCCTGACTATGGCCTCCGCGATCTTTTCAATGCCATTGCCACAGGCAACTACCCATCCTGGACTTTATACATCCAGGTCATGACATTTAGGGAGgcagaaaattttccatttaatccATTTGATCTTACCAAGGTGAGTCAGTTAACAactaaattgttttctttttaaagtgtcttcacacctaatttaaaaaatttgtagtCAAGCATTTATAAATTGTGTACAAAACAGTTGATGTCACCTAAGAGTTTCCTAGCCTGTGAATGAGGGCTCACCAGCATCTCCCTTCCAGTTACTGTTTGATAACTTTATTGAGTTCATCTGGGTGGCCTGATACATTGTTATTAGCAGGGATCAAATTTTGATGAGGTGATGTACTTTTGCCCagggaaaatgtcaatatttactCCTGTTTACTGTTGCAAAAGAATCAACCAATGCACTTACCTTAAGTTCTTACCATTTTATTAGATTCACAATGTTATTTTCACTTAATATCATTTGCTTCGTTGTATTTGAAAGCTGATATTTTTATGAGTACTTTAATTTCCTTCTGTTGGTTGTCTGGTAATTGTGAATATGACATTATTTTTAGGTTTGGCCTCACGGCGACTACCCTCTTATCCCAGTTGGTAAACTGGTCTTAAACCGGAACCCAGTTAATTACTTTGCTGAGGTTGAACAGTTGGCTTTTGACCCAAGCAACATGCCGCCCGGCATCGAGCCCAGCCCTGACAAAATGCTTCAGGTAAACCTAGTTGATCAAGAGGTTCTGAGGCAGGACTGTGTGTACATGCCTGTGTGCCCTTGCACGGGTGTgtgttaatacacacacacacacagagtgtaaTTTGGCCTGATCTTTATATGAAGAATTAACTAGGACATCACTTAAACCTTGGTCTGGGTCTTTAGTTCCTGTGGGACTGAATGAAACATCCTTAAATGAGTGTTAACAGGATAAAACAAATTTCATAGTGAGTCCCTCAATATGGTAACTTTGATATTTAGGCTCTTAATTTAAAAGAGGTTGTAGTAGAAATACCTTAGGTATTTGTGGGATATTCTTTTTCAGTCTGTAATCAAGGATGGGGACTACCATTAATTGGTATTTCTCATGTAAAGAGAAGATGATGGCATGTGTTAAAAGAGACCCAGAGGTGATTTTTACAAGCTCAGTTTATGTTCCCATTGATTAAAGGCAGTgggttttcctgtttgttttggtaatgttcctgctgctgctgctgctaagtcgcttcagttgtgtccgactctgtgcgaccccatagacagaagcccaccaggcttccccatccctgggattctccaggcaagaacactggagtggtttgccatttccttctccaccgcatgaaaggaaaagtgaaagtgaagtcactcagtcgtgtctgactcttagcgaccccatggactgcagcccaccaggctcctccatccatgggatttttcaggcgagagtactggagtgggttgctgttgcctTCTCTGGTAATGTTCCTAGGCTTTCAGTATTTTTTCACCTCTTTCCAGTATGTTTTTTCAAGAGTACAAAGAGTGAAAAATTCTTATCTGGATCAGAAATTAATGGGGAAATAACTGGCTTAATAATTATTGAGTAAGTCAATCTTTTGTGTTTTTCGACTATGATCATGGTACAAAGGTTAAAGTTTTTACCCTAGATCAGACCACAGTGACTTGACAGCTATTTCTTATGTAAGCATCCAATTCCAATTCAGGTGTCACTGTCCATGGAGGTGAATtaagtttcctttgtttttttaaaatagtaatttttttgcTTTGACATTGGGAACATTTGAAccttttatagaaaataaatttatattaatttttaatttaacatgACTGCTGTGAGTTGAATACCTGTCTACTGATAGATTGTCGTGGCCGCTGTAACAGGAGGCCATACAACAGGGAAGGACTGTTGTACTTAGTCAGCCTTTTGATGAGCATTGAGGAATTGTCCAAGGTTTTTTGAGTAGGTTAGTAATAGAGTCTGCGTGGGGCCTTAGAAAGAGTCTTTTGGCAGGAATGTGTAGGGTAATGTTGTTGGAGGATGGCTTGGAAAAGGAGGGCCAGCGAGGAGGGCTTGGAAATTACTCTGATGGGAACTAACGCATGACCAGGTGGTAGTCATTGTACAGTAATGGACAGTGTTTTCCGTTGCCTTTCAACGTTATTGTTGAAAGGCAAcacattattaaattttaaacctTTGGGATGCATGGTGAAAAGCAGTCAGTAGTATAACGTGAGTCCCAGAGGCTGTCCCCTGAGTGCCTGGGGATGCAGGGGCAGCCCTTCTTCCCTCCCGTGCTTCACAGTTTATCAGGAGTGGAGAAGCTGACTGCTGGAGTGGGAGGGCTTGGCTCTGTTTTCTCACCCCAGCCCAGCAAGGAGCTCGGGCACAGGGCCCTGGGGAAGGCCTTCATTCAAGTTGGGGTCAGGGTGTGTCCTTGCTATTTCTCAGCCTTGGCTTGGCAGGTCTCTACCTGCAGGTGGGATGGGGATGCCTTATAAACACAAGGTGACACGAAACCAGAATAAAACAGAGGCTATATCCAGGAGCTGCTGATGGCTCAGCCGTATCTTCTGTCCCATTGGTATAGCTAGAGCATAGATTAGTCCGCTTTGGGTAGGAGGAGGCAACCAGCATCCCGACTAGAGGTGCTTTTGTTCATGGTTGCATGGCCAGTCATCtgaatattactttatttttaatatttttaaagattttttttttacgtgaaccatttttgaagtctttattgaatttgttacagtattgcttctgtgttctgttttggtttttttggtcgAGAGGCGTATGGGATCTTaatagctccccaaccagggatcgaacctgcaccctctgcattgaaaggtgaagtcttcacTAGACTgctggggaagcccctgaataTTACTTTAGCCTCATGATTATAGGAGGTAGAGCCACACAGCCAAGAGCAGATTATGGACGGAATAGCAAGACTGGACTAAGCATGTTGGCCTGAGTGATTTGGTACAAAATAATCACATCAGTGGCCCTGTTCAACTTGATTTGTATTTTTGCTGGCCCATAGAATTAGTGATATAAGAATAttctttcaggcttccctggtggctcagatggtaaagaatctgcctgtaatgtgggaggaCCTAGGTTCGAggcccgggttgggaagatcccctggagaagggaatgggtacccactccagttttcttgcctggagaattccatggacacaggagcctggcaggctacagtccatgggattgcaaagagtcagacatgactcaagtgacttagcacacacgcatgcttgAATATTCTTTCAGATTCAAGGCCAATAATAAAGTCAATTAAAGAAACCTGCTTGTGAGTAGAGCTTTGAATAAtgagaatatttaaataattggATACTAAGATTTATATGGAGTTAATCATCAAGCATTTTGTTTCAACACTAATTGAAAGAAATTGCACAACCTCCTGCCTTGGTAAATATGTGATTTAGTTTAATCTTGATTCAGGGCCTTGTGTCATTGTAGGGCCATCGTCCCATACCATGACTTTCTTTGTGTGGTACCTTGTTAATATCTAGAAAGTCTCAGAGCTCACAGTGTATCTGACATAAACCAGGCTGCAACACAaaaggtgttgtttttttttttttaaataatttcccgTACAGTTGATTTTGCAGAAATCTGCTTCTTTTTGTTAAGCGCAAGTGGTTGACTCCTCCCCTGGAGTGAGAGAGTGGGGAGGAATGGAGTTAGTTTATGAGTCCAGTTAGTCGGGTTCTAGCAAGTTTGTTTTGCAGTGTAATGTGTTCTTGTAAAcaagaaatcatttttatttcttgtttatttttttatattttggctgcaccacttaccatgtgggatcctagttccccaaccaggggtcacaCCTGTCCCCCTTGcattggagtcttaacccctgggttgccagggaagtccccggaaTAAGAAATAATTCAAGCCTGGGCACTAACTTATTGTTTGAGGGAAAAAGGAGTTACGATCGAGAAGAGATGTGAAGATTTGTGGCTCTTTGGCTGCACGATGTGGAAGATTAAGGACCATTCAGTTGGGAGCACTCATTTCGTGAGAGAGAAGAAACCTTGTCTTCACTGGGCGGACAGTCAGGGCTCTGGGGTGCTCTGTGTTTGACGCTTGCCAGTGAAGTTCATGGGCAGTTTCTCTTTTGTCTGTTACTGCGCATTGTCAGCGTCTGTTCCCTTTGTACCTGCAGGGCCGCCTTTTCGCCTATCCTGACACTCACCGCCACCGCCTGGGACCCAACTATCTCCAGATCCCTGTGAACTGTCCCTACCGTGCTCGAGTGGCCAACTACCAACGTGACGGCCCCATGTGCATGATGGACAATCAGGGTACGCCTCAGAAGGTGGCTCGCTCTGAGGGTGCCGGGGGGCGCTGCCGGGCAGGGGTTGGGGCGCCCCGTCAGCCCAGGGGTTTTCTGCTGCCCCAGGGACATGCTGCTTGTGCCCACCACGTATCTCTTGCCCAGCAGTGAAGGTTTCAGCTGCCTGAGGACCCTCTCtacttttatctattttatatgttttattgagAGTTCCCACCTCAGATTTTACTTGCTGTCCATCTGACAGTGAAAGGCAGGGAGACAGATCTTTCACACTGGCTCTTGGCAGGGTATCATGCAACTTATggagcaggttttttttttttaattaattaattttatcacTGACATTGATTTTGCTGTGTTTCTTGCCAGTCTTTTCTGAGAATATTTGTTACACATTTAAGAttagcttcccgggtggctcagatggtaaagagcctgcctgcgatgcaggagacctgtgttcaatccctgggttgggaggatcccctg comes from Cervus elaphus chromosome 1, mCerEla1.1, whole genome shotgun sequence and encodes:
- the CAT gene encoding catalase codes for the protein MADNRDPASDQMKHWKEERAAQKPDVLTTGAGNPVGDKLNILTVGPRGPLLVQDVVFTDEMAHFDRERIPERVVHAKGAGAFGYFEVTHDITRYSKAKVFEHVGKRTPIAVRFSTVAGESGSADTVRDPRGFAVKFYTEDGNWDLVGNNTPIFFIRDALLFPSFIHSQKRNPQTHLKDPDMVWDFWSLRPESLHQVSFLFSDRGIPDGHRHMNGYGSHTFKLVNANGEAVYCKFHYKTDQGIKNLSVEDAARLAHEDPDYGLRDLFNAIATGNYPSWTLYIQVMTFREAENFPFNPFDLTKVWPHGDYPLIPVGKLVLNRNPVNYFAEVEQLAFDPSNMPPGIEPSPDKMLQGRLFAYPDTHRHRLGPNYLQIPVNCPYRARVANYQRDGPMCMMDNQGGAPNYYPNSFSAPEHQPSALEHRTHFSGDIQRFNSASDDNVTQVRDFYLKVLNEEQRKRLCENIAGHLKDAQLFIQKKAVKNFSDVHPEYGSRIQALLDKYNEEKPKNAVHTYVQHGSHLSAREKANL